From one Mycolicibacterium sp. HK-90 genomic stretch:
- a CDS encoding TIM barrel protein, whose protein sequence is MTQTFELAVCAEMVFTDLDIVERARRISELGFAVEIWSFTDKDLDALAATGARFSSMTGYLHGDLYDADGAREVVRTAEAAIKAAAVLGVPRLVVHPGELVDGQAARPQYRATGDMWLSALRGLEALGELGADAGVTFCLENLNTIVDHPGVPLARAKDTLALVEAVDHPNVKMMLDLYHAQIGEGNLVELVRRAGSAIGEIQVADVPGRCEPGTGEIHYPAVAKALRDSGYTGPVGMEAYAAGDSVAALEAFRAAFS, encoded by the coding sequence ATGACCCAGACATTCGAACTGGCCGTGTGTGCCGAGATGGTCTTCACCGACCTCGACATCGTCGAGCGTGCCCGGCGAATCTCCGAGCTCGGCTTCGCCGTGGAGATCTGGAGCTTCACCGACAAAGATCTCGACGCGCTGGCCGCAACCGGCGCGCGGTTCTCGTCGATGACCGGATATCTGCACGGTGACCTCTACGATGCCGACGGCGCCCGCGAAGTGGTCCGGACCGCTGAGGCCGCGATCAAAGCAGCGGCAGTCCTCGGCGTTCCGCGACTCGTCGTGCATCCCGGCGAGTTGGTCGACGGGCAGGCAGCCCGGCCGCAGTACCGGGCCACCGGCGACATGTGGCTGTCCGCGCTGCGTGGGCTCGAAGCCCTCGGCGAACTCGGCGCCGATGCCGGCGTGACATTCTGCCTGGAGAACCTCAACACGATCGTCGACCACCCCGGCGTTCCGCTGGCCCGCGCCAAGGACACGCTGGCGCTCGTCGAGGCCGTCGATCATCCCAACGTCAAGATGATGCTCGACCTGTATCACGCCCAGATCGGCGAGGGAAACCTCGTCGAGCTGGTGCGCCGGGCCGGGTCGGCGATCGGCGAGATCCAGGTCGCCGACGTGCCGGGCCGCTGCGAACCCGGCACCGGCGAGATCCACTACCCCGCGGTGGCAAAGGCGTTGCGGGACAGCGGCTATACCGGACCGGTGGGCATGGAGGCATACGCTGCCGGTGACAGTGTCGCCGCGCTTGAGGCCTTCCGCGCCGCATTCTCCTGA
- a CDS encoding IS30 family transposase, producing MSSVVREFWCHVSWGCSPGEAAAAIGVSRTTGVNWFANAGGVNPQLRTPSASGPRPRLTLADRIQIEVGVNANESLNSIGKRLGRPASTIKYELDTNGVNHNDGRKSGYRRKEAFGARQSGKNARVRYDAMVAQSRSDERARRPQRGKLACNTALHDEVQARLLDEHSPEQIAKRLPLDFPDDAEMRVSPETIYRSIYLQGKGSLRRELHTCLRTGRALRQPQRRPDERRGRIRDMVNISERPAEAADRAIPGHWEGDLILGSTVSGSAIGTVVERTSRFVMLLHLPDGHTAEAVQDAIVAKMAQLPAILRRTLTWDQGKEMANHAAIAKAAELDIYFCDPHSPWQRGTNENTNGLLRQYFAKGADLSVFPADYLDYVAAKLNNRPRKTLGWKTPAETLDALLSNPFKPPAVA from the coding sequence TTGTCGTCTGTAGTTCGTGAATTCTGGTGTCATGTCAGCTGGGGTTGCAGCCCTGGCGAGGCCGCAGCGGCAATCGGCGTGTCGCGCACTACTGGAGTTAACTGGTTCGCCAACGCTGGCGGGGTGAATCCTCAACTGCGCACGCCCTCGGCGTCGGGACCTCGGCCGCGGCTGACGCTGGCTGACCGTATCCAGATCGAGGTGGGGGTCAACGCCAACGAGTCACTGAATTCGATTGGCAAGCGGCTGGGCCGGCCTGCCTCGACAATCAAGTACGAACTCGACACCAACGGTGTCAACCACAACGACGGACGCAAGTCCGGATATCGGCGCAAGGAGGCGTTCGGGGCGCGGCAGAGCGGCAAGAACGCACGAGTCCGCTACGACGCGATGGTGGCGCAGTCCCGCTCCGATGAGCGGGCGCGCCGCCCGCAACGGGGAAAGCTGGCATGCAATACCGCGTTGCACGATGAGGTGCAGGCCAGGCTGCTCGATGAGCACAGTCCCGAGCAGATCGCCAAGCGGTTACCGTTGGACTTTCCCGACGATGCGGAGATGCGGGTGTCCCCTGAGACCATCTATCGGTCAATCTACTTGCAGGGCAAGGGCAGTCTGCGCCGTGAGTTGCACACCTGCCTGCGTACCGGGCGGGCGCTGCGCCAGCCTCAACGACGCCCCGATGAGCGCCGCGGACGCATCCGCGACATGGTCAACATCAGCGAGCGCCCCGCCGAGGCCGCCGACCGCGCGATACCCGGGCACTGGGAGGGCGATCTCATCCTGGGCAGCACCGTTTCGGGGTCGGCGATCGGCACCGTCGTCGAACGGACCTCCCGCTTTGTGATGCTGCTGCATCTGCCCGACGGACACACCGCCGAAGCCGTTCAGGACGCGATCGTGGCCAAGATGGCTCAGCTGCCAGCGATCCTGCGCCGCACTCTGACCTGGGACCAGGGCAAGGAAATGGCCAACCACGCGGCCATCGCCAAGGCCGCCGAATTGGACATCTACTTCTGCGATCCACACTCTCCGTGGCAGCGCGGCACCAACGAGAACACCAACGGTCTGCTGCGCCAGTACTTTGCCAAAGGCGCCGACCTCTCGGTGTTTCCAGCCGACTACCTCGACTACGTTGCCGCCAAGCTCAATAACCGCCCACGCAAGACGCTGGGCTGGAAAACACCCGCCGAAACCCTCGACGCGCTACTGTCCAACCCGTTCAAACCACCCGCTGTTGCATAG
- a CDS encoding nitroreductase family deazaflavin-dependent oxidoreductase, protein MPETTFPHGKWGRDDVSPLFKPVFSFAASPLGSMVIRAIVPLDRRVVHRTKGRLSLFGPLSMPELLLTTTGRKSGQPRTSVLSYVHEGDRLLVMGSNFGQQHHPSWSTNLVADPQASISMAGQDIPVNATLLTDGERDAALQRFLAYPMYRAYQTRTDRDLRVFALTRR, encoded by the coding sequence ATGCCCGAGACAACCTTCCCGCACGGCAAATGGGGGCGGGACGACGTCTCGCCGTTGTTCAAGCCGGTGTTCTCGTTCGCCGCATCCCCGCTCGGCTCCATGGTGATCCGCGCGATCGTGCCCCTCGACCGGCGCGTCGTCCACCGCACCAAAGGCCGCCTCTCGTTGTTCGGGCCGCTGTCGATGCCCGAACTGCTGTTGACCACGACCGGTCGAAAATCGGGCCAACCGCGCACCTCCGTGCTCAGCTATGTCCACGAGGGCGACCGGCTACTGGTGATGGGCAGCAACTTCGGCCAGCAGCACCATCCGTCATGGTCGACCAACCTCGTCGCCGACCCACAAGCGTCGATATCGATGGCAGGCCAGGACATTCCGGTGAACGCGACGCTGCTCACCGATGGTGAACGCGATGCGGCTCTCCAGCGGTTCCTGGCCTACCCGATGTACCGGGCCTACCAGACCCGCACCGATCGTGATCTGCGGGTGTTCGCGTTGACGCGCAGATGA
- a CDS encoding ATP-binding cassette domain-containing protein, with product MSTTAEAPIAETPSGGAVPLVELKHVGKSYGNIIALKDINLRVGAGEVTGVLGDNGAGKSTLIKIIAGLHKPTEGELLIDGTPTVFDSPKASLKAGIATVYQDLAVVSLMPVWRNFFLGNELRKKGILPSLDISAMRATTISELHKMGIDLPDVDAPIGSLSGGQRQCVAIARAIFFGARVLILDEPTAALGVKQSGMVLRYITAAKEQGFGVIFITHNPHHAHMVGDHFVLLNRGRQKLDCTYGEISLETLTQEMAGGNELEALSHELRR from the coding sequence ATGAGCACAACTGCTGAAGCCCCGATCGCGGAGACCCCGTCGGGCGGCGCGGTGCCGCTGGTCGAACTCAAACACGTCGGCAAGAGCTACGGGAACATCATCGCGCTCAAGGACATCAACCTGCGGGTCGGTGCCGGCGAGGTGACCGGCGTGCTCGGCGACAACGGCGCGGGCAAGTCCACGTTGATCAAGATCATCGCCGGGCTGCACAAGCCGACGGAAGGGGAGTTGCTGATCGACGGCACGCCCACCGTGTTCGACTCGCCCAAGGCCTCGCTCAAGGCCGGCATCGCCACTGTGTACCAGGACCTCGCGGTGGTCTCGTTGATGCCCGTGTGGCGCAACTTCTTTCTCGGAAACGAGTTGCGCAAGAAGGGCATCCTGCCATCGCTCGACATTTCCGCGATGCGCGCGACCACCATTTCCGAGCTACACAAGATGGGTATCGACCTGCCCGATGTCGACGCGCCGATCGGCTCGCTGTCAGGCGGGCAGCGGCAGTGTGTGGCGATCGCGCGGGCGATCTTCTTCGGCGCCCGGGTGCTGATCCTCGACGAGCCGACGGCGGCTCTCGGCGTCAAGCAGTCCGGGATGGTGCTGCGCTACATCACCGCGGCGAAGGAACAGGGGTTCGGGGTCATCTTCATCACCCACAACCCGCACCACGCGCACATGGTCGGTGACCACTTCGTGCTGCTGAACCGTGGGCGGCAGAAGCTGGACTGCACTTACGGCGAGATCTCGCTGGAAACCCTGACCCAGGAGATGGCCGGCGGTAACGAGCTCGAGGCGCTCAGCCACGAACTGCGCCGTTGA
- a CDS encoding ABC transporter permease: protein MSTQADLNLDTHKVVRDERVKEQNKLQRLLIRPEMGAAIGAIGIFVLFLIVAPPFRTPEALATVLYASSTIGIMAVGVGVLMIGGEFDLSSGVAVTTASLAASMLSYNLHLNLWTGAVLALVMALAVGFFNGYMVMKTKIPSFLITLSSFFMLAGINLAVTKLLSGQVATPSVSDMEGFDSGRAVFASSFNILGVSVRITVVWWILFVVIATYVLFKTRIGNWIFAVGGNQDSARAVGVPVMKVKIGLFMVVSFCAWFVGMHLLFAFNTVQSGQGIGNEFFYIIAAVVGGCLLTGGYGTAVGTLIGAFIFGMTNQGIVYAGWNPDWFKFFLGGMLLFAVIANNVVRNYAAKR from the coding sequence ATGAGTACCCAGGCAGACCTCAACCTCGATACGCACAAAGTTGTCCGCGACGAGCGGGTCAAGGAACAGAACAAGCTGCAGCGCTTGCTGATTCGCCCCGAGATGGGTGCGGCGATCGGTGCGATCGGCATCTTTGTGCTGTTCCTGATCGTGGCCCCGCCCTTCCGGACCCCGGAAGCCCTGGCCACCGTGCTCTATGCCAGTTCGACGATCGGCATCATGGCCGTCGGGGTGGGCGTGCTGATGATCGGCGGTGAGTTCGACCTGTCGTCGGGCGTCGCTGTCACCACGGCGTCGCTGGCCGCCTCGATGCTGTCGTACAACCTGCACCTGAATCTCTGGACGGGCGCCGTCCTGGCGCTGGTGATGGCGCTGGCGGTCGGCTTCTTCAACGGCTACATGGTCATGAAGACCAAGATCCCGTCGTTCCTGATCACCCTCAGTTCGTTCTTCATGCTCGCCGGCATCAACCTCGCGGTGACCAAGCTGCTGTCCGGCCAGGTCGCGACCCCGAGCGTGTCGGACATGGAGGGATTCGATTCCGGCCGAGCCGTTTTCGCTTCGTCGTTCAACATTCTCGGGGTGTCGGTGCGCATCACCGTGGTGTGGTGGATCCTGTTCGTCGTCATCGCCACCTACGTGCTGTTCAAAACCCGGATCGGAAACTGGATCTTCGCCGTCGGAGGTAACCAGGACAGCGCCCGCGCCGTGGGTGTTCCGGTCATGAAGGTGAAGATCGGCCTGTTCATGGTGGTCAGCTTCTGCGCCTGGTTCGTCGGCATGCACCTGTTGTTCGCGTTCAACACCGTGCAATCCGGGCAGGGCATCGGCAACGAGTTCTTCTACATCATCGCCGCGGTGGTCGGTGGGTGCCTGCTCACCGGTGGCTACGGCACCGCGGTCGGCACGCTGATCGGTGCCTTCATCTTCGGCATGACCAACCAGGGCATCGTCTACGCCGGGTGGAACCCGGACTGGTTCAAGTTCTTCCTCGGCGGGATGCTGCTGTTCGCGGTGATCGCCAACAACGTCGTCCGTAACTACGCAGCGAAAAGGTGA
- a CDS encoding substrate-binding domain-containing protein has translation MRFSRLAVVAAAGVLVLGAAACSSTGGKPRSDGGGMGGGTVDTPRATIAMITHEVPGDSFWDLVRKGAETAAKKDNIELRYSSDPEAPNQANLVQTAVDSGVQGIAVTLAKPDAMKAAIENATGKGIPTVAFNAGLDAWQKIGVKEYFGQDGYIAGQEAGRRLTEEGAKKVLCVIQEQGHVDLEARCAGVKNTFPATETLNVNGKDMPSVESTITAKLQQDRSIDYVVTLGAPFAPTAVQSVRNSGSSAKVGTFDTNAALVDAIKNGDVQWAVDQQPFLQGYLAVDSLWLYLNNGNVIGGNQPTLTGPSFIDKTNIDAVAEYAKNGTR, from the coding sequence ATGAGGTTCAGTCGGCTCGCGGTGGTAGCTGCGGCGGGTGTGCTGGTGTTGGGCGCCGCTGCGTGCTCCAGCACCGGTGGGAAGCCCCGGAGCGACGGTGGCGGAATGGGCGGCGGAACCGTCGACACCCCGCGGGCCACCATCGCGATGATCACCCACGAGGTGCCGGGCGACTCCTTCTGGGACCTGGTGCGCAAGGGCGCCGAGACTGCGGCAAAGAAGGACAACATCGAACTGCGGTACTCGTCGGACCCCGAGGCACCCAATCAGGCCAACCTGGTGCAGACGGCCGTGGACAGCGGCGTGCAGGGTATCGCGGTGACGCTGGCCAAGCCGGACGCCATGAAGGCGGCCATCGAAAACGCCACGGGCAAAGGCATTCCCACGGTTGCGTTCAACGCCGGCCTCGACGCCTGGCAGAAGATCGGTGTCAAAGAGTACTTCGGTCAGGACGGATACATCGCGGGCCAGGAGGCCGGTCGGCGGCTCACCGAAGAAGGCGCCAAGAAGGTCCTGTGCGTGATCCAGGAGCAAGGCCACGTCGACCTCGAGGCCCGCTGCGCCGGCGTCAAGAACACCTTCCCCGCCACCGAGACGCTCAACGTCAACGGCAAGGACATGCCGTCGGTCGAGTCGACCATCACCGCCAAGCTGCAGCAGGACCGGTCGATCGACTACGTGGTGACGCTCGGTGCGCCGTTCGCGCCGACCGCCGTGCAGTCGGTCCGCAATTCCGGCAGCTCGGCCAAGGTCGGCACGTTCGACACCAATGCCGCACTGGTCGATGCGATCAAGAACGGTGACGTCCAGTGGGCCGTCGACCAGCAGCCGTTCCTGCAGGGCTACCTCGCCGTCGACTCACTGTGGCTATACCTCAACAACGGCAACGTCATCGGCGGCAATCAGCCGACGCTGACCGGTCCGTCGTTCATCGACAAGACGAACATCGACGCCGTGGCCGAGTACGCGAAGAACGGGACGCGCTAG
- a CDS encoding GntR family transcriptional regulator produces the protein MTPTLSVELDRSSPVPLYFQVAQVFEKAILDGQLKPGDRFENELALASRLNLSRPTTRRAIQELVDKGLLVRKRGVGTQVVQTPVHRPVELTSLYDDLARAGQEPATRVLEYAIAPASDEVAGWLNLPPGSEVATMRRLRMSNGQPLALMTNYLPAALAPDEEQLEQSGLYRSLRSRGVHIRLARQRIGARAASRDEARLLDEKPKAPLLVMERTAFDDSGRIVEYGSHVYRASRYYFDTTLVDR, from the coding sequence GTGACCCCGACGCTGTCCGTCGAGCTCGACCGTTCGAGTCCGGTGCCGCTGTACTTCCAGGTCGCCCAGGTTTTCGAGAAGGCGATCCTCGACGGACAACTCAAGCCGGGGGACCGGTTCGAGAACGAGCTCGCTCTGGCCAGCCGGCTCAACCTGTCTCGGCCGACGACTCGGCGCGCCATTCAGGAACTCGTCGACAAGGGCCTGTTGGTTCGCAAACGCGGCGTCGGCACGCAGGTGGTGCAGACCCCGGTGCACCGTCCCGTGGAGCTCACGAGTCTGTACGACGACCTGGCCCGCGCGGGGCAGGAGCCGGCTACCAGGGTGCTTGAGTACGCGATCGCGCCGGCTTCCGACGAGGTCGCCGGCTGGTTGAACCTCCCGCCCGGCAGCGAGGTCGCGACGATGCGCCGGCTGCGTATGTCGAATGGTCAGCCGTTGGCCCTGATGACCAACTATCTTCCCGCCGCTCTTGCCCCTGACGAGGAACAGCTGGAACAGTCGGGCTTATACCGGTCTCTTCGTTCTCGGGGTGTCCACATCCGGCTGGCTCGGCAGCGGATCGGGGCCAGGGCGGCCAGTCGGGACGAGGCGCGGCTGCTCGACGAGAAGCCGAAGGCCCCGCTGCTGGTGATGGAACGGACCGCGTTCGACGATTCGGGACGCATCGTCGAATACGGAAGTCACGTCTACCGCGCGTCGCGCTACTACTTCGACACCACCCTCGTGGACCGCTAG
- the iolC gene encoding 5-dehydro-2-deoxygluconokinase has translation MTDTANKAFDVLAIGRSGVDVYPLQIGVGLEEVTSFGKFLGGSAANVAVAAARLGNRSALISGVGDDPFGRYVRNELAALGVDNRFVTTHGEFPTPVTFCEIFPPDNFPLYFYRKPSAPDLQIRPQDIDADAVRSARLYWSTVTGLSEEPSRSAHFVAWEIRGRAPLTVLDLDYRPMFWETPAAATEQVQRALQHVTVAVGNREECEIAVGEANPHKAADALLDLGVELAIVKQGPRGVLGKTKQSSVTVLPNQVDVVNGLGAGDAFGGSLIHGLLRNWPLEKTLRYANAAGAIVASRLECSTAMPTAAEVAALAEQTAVEAVNV, from the coding sequence GTGACAGATACCGCCAACAAGGCATTTGATGTCCTTGCCATCGGGCGCAGCGGAGTCGACGTATACCCCCTGCAGATCGGCGTGGGCCTCGAAGAGGTCACGTCGTTCGGCAAGTTCCTGGGCGGCAGCGCGGCGAATGTCGCGGTCGCGGCGGCGCGACTGGGCAACCGCAGTGCGCTCATCTCAGGTGTCGGGGACGATCCGTTCGGCCGGTATGTGCGCAACGAACTCGCAGCGCTCGGCGTCGACAACCGCTTCGTCACCACCCACGGCGAGTTCCCTACGCCCGTGACGTTCTGCGAGATCTTCCCGCCCGACAATTTCCCGCTGTACTTCTACCGCAAACCGTCGGCACCCGATCTGCAGATCCGGCCGCAGGACATCGACGCCGACGCCGTGCGCAGCGCCCGGTTGTACTGGTCGACGGTCACCGGATTGTCCGAGGAGCCCAGCCGCAGTGCACATTTCGTTGCCTGGGAAATCCGGGGGCGAGCCCCCCTCACCGTCCTCGACCTCGACTACCGGCCAATGTTCTGGGAAACCCCGGCGGCGGCCACCGAACAGGTTCAGCGAGCGTTGCAGCACGTCACCGTCGCAGTCGGCAACCGCGAGGAGTGTGAGATCGCCGTCGGTGAGGCCAACCCGCACAAGGCCGCCGACGCCCTGCTCGACCTCGGTGTGGAGTTGGCGATCGTCAAGCAGGGGCCGCGCGGCGTGCTGGGCAAGACCAAGCAGAGTTCGGTAACCGTGCTGCCCAACCAAGTTGACGTGGTGAACGGACTCGGCGCGGGAGATGCTTTCGGCGGCAGCCTGATTCATGGCCTGTTGCGCAACTGGCCGCTGGAGAAGACCCTGCGCTACGCCAACGCCGCCGGGGCCATCGTCGCATCCCGGCTCGAATGTTCGACGGCGATGCCGACCGCCGCTGAGGTGGCCGCCCTCGCCGAACAAACTGCCGTGGAGGCTGTCAATGTCTGA
- a CDS encoding aldolase has product MSEPTVCTDYAAITELRASEPGTIAAAWQHRTARPTVRGDGKLMIVAADHPARGALAVGSRPTAMNSRTDLLDRLCTALADPGVDGVLATADILDDLLLLGALEDKVVFSSFNRGGLAGSSFELDDRMTGATAASTAAARMNGGKMLCRIDLDDQGTVSTLASCAQAVDALAAHGLIAMLEPFMSSRVDGKVRNDLSPDAVIKSVHISQGLGSTSAYTWMKLPVVDEMDRVMESTTMPTLLLGGDPTDPDAAFASWEKALALPSVRGLIVGRTLLYPPDDDVRSAVATAVKLVR; this is encoded by the coding sequence ATGTCTGAACCCACTGTGTGCACGGACTACGCCGCGATCACCGAACTACGCGCGTCCGAACCCGGCACGATCGCCGCGGCATGGCAGCACCGCACCGCTCGTCCCACTGTGCGCGGTGACGGCAAGCTCATGATCGTCGCGGCCGACCATCCGGCTCGCGGCGCGCTCGCTGTCGGATCCCGGCCCACCGCGATGAACAGCCGCACCGACCTGTTGGACCGGCTGTGCACCGCGCTCGCCGACCCGGGGGTTGACGGGGTGCTGGCCACCGCCGACATCCTCGACGACCTCCTGCTGCTCGGCGCGCTTGAGGACAAGGTGGTGTTCTCCTCGTTCAACCGGGGCGGACTGGCCGGGTCGTCCTTCGAGCTCGACGATCGGATGACGGGGGCCACCGCGGCATCGACCGCCGCCGCCCGGATGAACGGCGGAAAGATGTTGTGCCGCATCGACCTCGACGACCAGGGCACGGTGTCCACGCTGGCGTCCTGCGCCCAGGCCGTCGACGCGCTCGCCGCACACGGCCTGATCGCCATGCTGGAGCCGTTCATGTCCAGCCGGGTCGACGGGAAGGTCCGCAACGACCTGTCCCCCGACGCGGTCATCAAGTCGGTACATATCAGCCAGGGCCTGGGCTCGACGTCGGCATACACCTGGATGAAGCTGCCGGTCGTCGACGAGATGGACCGCGTGATGGAGTCGACGACGATGCCCACCCTGTTGCTGGGCGGCGACCCGACCGATCCCGACGCGGCATTCGCATCCTGGGAGAAAGCGCTGGCCCTGCCGTCCGTGCGTGGTCTGATCGTGGGACGCACTCTGTTGTACCCACCCGACGACGACGTCCGCTCGGCGGTGGCGACCGCGGTGAAGTTGGTGAGGTGA
- the iolB gene encoding 5-deoxy-glucuronate isomerase, with product MHSKLYIPARSADLPFTVDVTPESAGWAESSLRVLELDDSQSAELHTGDTEVMILPLAGGGTVECGGDTFALCPRSSVFDGPADMVYLGIGQQYRLSGAGRFAICGARATRSFPNRRRAAADVPVELRGAGNCSRQVHNFGTATTFEADSLIACEVITPGGNWSSYPAHKHDENTEVETQLEEIYYFEIDDSPAGTPGFGYHRVYGTPERPIEVLEEVRTGDVVLVPHGYHGPSIAAPGHHMYYLNVMAGSGPNRAWLICDDPNHTWLRDSWEHQDVDPRLPFGTGIREGA from the coding sequence ATGCACTCGAAGCTCTACATCCCGGCCCGCAGCGCCGACCTGCCCTTCACCGTCGACGTCACCCCGGAATCCGCCGGGTGGGCCGAATCCTCCTTGCGGGTACTGGAATTGGACGACAGCCAGTCGGCGGAACTGCACACCGGCGACACCGAGGTCATGATCCTTCCGCTGGCGGGTGGCGGCACTGTGGAGTGCGGCGGGGATACCTTCGCACTGTGCCCGCGATCCTCGGTCTTCGACGGCCCGGCAGACATGGTCTATCTGGGCATCGGTCAGCAGTACCGCCTGTCCGGCGCGGGCCGCTTCGCGATCTGCGGTGCACGCGCGACACGTTCGTTTCCGAACCGGCGGCGCGCTGCCGCCGACGTCCCCGTCGAACTCCGCGGCGCCGGCAACTGCAGTCGCCAGGTGCACAACTTCGGTACCGCCACCACATTCGAGGCTGACTCGCTGATCGCGTGCGAGGTCATCACCCCGGGCGGGAACTGGTCGAGCTATCCGGCGCACAAGCATGACGAGAACACCGAGGTGGAAACCCAGCTGGAAGAGATCTACTACTTCGAGATCGACGACAGCCCCGCCGGCACACCAGGATTCGGCTATCACCGGGTCTACGGCACTCCGGAACGCCCCATCGAGGTACTGGAAGAGGTCCGCACCGGGGACGTCGTACTGGTGCCGCACGGCTATCACGGACCATCGATCGCGGCGCCGGGCCACCACATGTACTACCTCAACGTCATGGCCGGCTCCGGCCCCAACCGGGCCTGGCTGATCTGTGACGACCCGAACCACACCTGGCTGCGAGACAGCTGGGAACACCAGGACGTGGACCCCCGGCTGCCGTTCGGCACCGGCATTCGTGAAGGAGCCTGA